From a single Stomoxys calcitrans chromosome 4, idStoCalc2.1, whole genome shotgun sequence genomic region:
- the LOC106091118 gene encoding uncharacterized protein LOC106091118 — MKFLVNTFAVLLVVACVSGAATENKEKDTKEAATAAAPAEASIKIYKRLIPADVLRDFPGMCFASTRCATVEVGKSWELTPFCGRSTCVQNEEDPTKLLELVEDCGPLPLANDKCKLDTEKTNKTAAFPFCCPIFTCEPGVKLEYPEAIKEAPAKKE; from the exons atgAAATTCTTGGTCAACACATTCGCCGTATTGTTGGTGGTAGCCTGCGTCAGTGGAGCTGCCacagaaaataaagaaaaagacaCAAAGGAAGCTGCAACCGCCGCTGCTCCAGCTGAGGCTTCCATCAAAATCTATAAACGCCTGATACCAGCTGATGTGCTAAGAG ATTTTCCTGgcatgtgctttgcttccaCTCGCTGTGCTACTGTTGAAGTTGGAAAATCTTGGGAACTAACACCATTCTGTGGTCGTTCAACTTGTGTGCAAAATGAGGAAGATCCTACAAA ATTGTTGGAATTAGTCGAAGATTGCGGTCCCTTGCCATTGGCTAATGACAAGTGTAAATTGGACACAGAGAAGACCAACAAAACTGCTGCCTTCCCCTTTTGCTGTCCCATCTTCACCTGCGAACCTGGTGTAAAATTGGAATATCCTGAAGCCATCAAAGAGGCGCCAGCTAAGAAGGAGTAA